The genomic interval TATTCCGCCGCATCACCTGGACACCATTCTCGCAGTGCTGGGCATGACGCTTCACCTCGGAGACGCCTCAACGGTGGATGTTCGAAACGTGTTGATTGCCATGACGGAACAGCCTGATCGGCAGTTCTTCGAATCCGATGACCGTGGGCGGCAGATTTACCGGTACGGCGAGACCGAGATTGCCGGCACCACCGACCTGGTCTGGTACACGCCCGCCCGGTGGTGGGTCAAATTGAGGGATCCGAAGTTTCGGCCGCATGCGCTCGGAACACTTGAATACACGGGTGACAGCGCGTTCGTGGACGTCTACCGTGTGGTGGACGGTCCCTTTAAGGGATACCGGGTGGCCGCGTCGCCCAAGTTGATCCACCTGTCGGCGCCGGATCTTCCCGGAATGCACGAGGTCGCGGCCCCCTTCCCAGATTAAGGTCCAGGGCATGCCCCTGCCCATCCCCCCTGATGGCGCCCCCTGTCACGGTCTCATCGGGGCCGTCCTCTCTAAGATCCGTCTATGCTGCCCGCCGCTCTGCGCCCTGTGCTGCTGGTGATCGTGCCGCCAGATTGGGAGGCTGATCCAGCTGCGCTGGCCGAGCTCCGACGCTGCCTCTCCGATGAATACGGCGCCCGGCTCCACCTGAGGCAAGCCCAGGCGCCTATGAAGGCGCCACTGCCACTGTTCTGCGGGCACTGGCCAGCGGGCCTCACCCGGCACGCCCGGCGCGACGTGCACCCTCGCGTCGACCAGGCCTTTTTCACCCTGGATTGGCTGGGTCTGGAAGACAGCGCGGTGTAGGCTGCACCCGTGACCGACAGCGAGATGGAGATCATCGAGGTGCTGGAGATCTCGGGCGGGCTGGCCAGTGTGCGCCTGCCAGATACCAGCATCGAAGTGTGGCCGCTCGCGGTGCTGCCAGTCAGCGTGGAGGTGGGCGATCACGTGGGTGTGACCATCCAGGACGGTGCGTGGACGACGCTGCTGTTGCTCAGGCCTGCGGGGATGCTGGCCTAGTGGACGACTGGGCCTGGTCAGCAGACGACGTGCGCCGCGCCCCCCTGCTTCCCATTGGACCGGCCGAGAAGCGGACCCTGCGCGGCCTGCTGCGCCGCAACGACCTGGGGCACATGGACGAAACCGTGGAGGCGCTGCGGCACAGCCTGACCGAAGGCTATCTGGACCCGGCGGACCGTGAAGTGTTGTACAGCCTGACGAAAGAGCGGCTGGGGGTGATCTCGTCGCAGGGGCGGCCGCTGCCCGCGACGCTGGTGCAGGTGTATCAGCGCCTCAAACCCCAGCCGAGGCGACCCCGGGGTCTGCGGGCCTGATTCGGGCGGGGGCCTGGTTTTCAGCAGCACCTGACTGGGCCCTCCTAAGGGACGCCGCAGGTCGGGTCATTCAGCCGCCGATTTTCGTTCTCCATTCCAACTCGCTACGCTGACCACCATGCATTTTCACACGTATTTCGAGATCAACGAGTTCACTGGCCAGGATGTCCACGCCCTCCAGGCGGCTCATCCCTTGCATGACGCGGTGCGGGTCGCCGGACGTCTTCATCAGCCAACGGTCCCGCTTGCCCAGGTGCAGCGCCCAGCCGGCCACGTCATGCCTATTGACGTTCTCTGGTGGGGGCCCGGGTTGGTTCAAACGAGCACCCTGACGACGGCAAACGGTATGTTCGAGGTGGATCTGGCCACCCCCCCGCAGAGGGCGACGATGGTCAAGATCAGTGCCTCGACACCACACATACACATGACCGCCACGCACGAGTTGGGCCATGTGATGGACCACCTGCTGAAGGTGCACCTGATCGGCCCGGCGCACGTCACCACAGAACAGGGCCTGTATGCCTCTGAAGCTCTTCATTCCGCCCTACACCCGTGGTGGACCGCGGTACAGTCGACAGCGGTCTATCAGATCTTGCACGCCACGCAGCGCAACCGCGTGCGCTTCGGCGAGGTTTCACGGGGACTGACGCTCGATAGTCCCGCAGAGTGCTTCGCGTGCAGTTTTGCGCAGTTGGTGGCCACCGACACGCAGAACCCGACGTTCCTGGCAGAGCTCCAGATTCTGCAGAAGGCACGGTCGCCCCGGTACTGGAGTGACGCCGAGTTCGTACCAGTCGGCGACGCTATGCGGGCGCTGTTCACTCGTCTGGGTTGGTAGGACACCGAAATCGTCCGCCCTCCCCGGGCGCCGGTGTTCCTCAGGTGTGCGCCACCTGTTTCTGGCTCGGCCGCTGCCGTGTTGAACTATGCCCCGCGCTGTTGCCCTAGCGCCTCAAACGCTTGACGTCTGAGGCGCACCTATGGTGTGCTGCGCGCGCAGGCGGCCGGATGGGGATTCGGTTGTGGTGGAGAACTCACGCCTGCCAGGCGGTCCCCCAGGCAGGGTGGACCGCCCTGCTCATGGGCACCGTGATGTGACGTTCTGTTCCTAAACCCCCGCGCCGCTGTGCTGGGCGGTATGACGTCTGCGCCGACTGATCTGCTTCAGGAACTGAGCGACCGCCTCCATGGGGCGGGCCTGCCGCTCCCTCAGGCCCAGAGTGAGGCCCGCTGCATCCTCGCCCTGGTGTGCCCAGAGACTGGAGACGCGGCAGACACCACCCTGCTGGGCACGCCGGTGAGTGGTCTCTTGCGCCACGGCCTCTTGCGGCATCAGCGGCGGGTGAGAGGGGGAGCGCACTGAAGAACGCCAGCCCCTGCGTCATCCCACGCGGTCCACAGTGCATAGGGAGGCCCGAGGGGAGCTCAACGCACCCGTCACCCACCAAACCCTTGCGCGCGGCACCCTCGGACGTGAGCCCCCTCACGCCCTTCCCGGAGGTGCCGTCATGCGCCCTGCCCATCCGACCTGCCTGCGCGTTTCCGAGTTGCTCTCTTCTCCCTTTGATCAGGTCCTGGTCACCGCACAGCTCTTTGCTCCTGATGGCGCCCTGCTGTGCCCTGGCCTGACCTATCTGCTTGTGCGGCGCCGGGGGCTCTGGCAGGTCCAGGTCTGGCACCCGACCGACCCGGCGCCTCAGACCCGCCTGCCCACCTACCGGTTGCATCTGAGTGCCCACGACCTGCGCCGGGCCCACTTACGGCGCGCCCACCCACAGCCGGGGTGGCTCCCCTGGGGGCGAGCGGGCGCCCTGCTGCTGGTTGGCACCTTCGCGGCCGCGCAGGGAACGGCGAGTCATGGCGGTCTTGACGCCGAAGTGCTGCTCTCTGGGCTTGCGGCCATGCTGCTCGTCGCCTGGCCGGTGCGCCCCTTCTGCCCCCGCACCTTCGTGGGTCGCCTGCAGGTCAGTCCCTGGTCCGCAGACGCTTACGGTGTCCTTTCCGACTGACCCCGTACAGTGCCGGCTGTGGCCCGCCGCTCCCCCTTTCCTGCCACCGGTGCCTTTTTCACCCTCACCCACGGCAGCCAAGTTCATCTGAATCCAGAGACCCACACCTGGACGCCGGAGTGGCTGGGCGTCGCGGACGAGCGCGACCTGATTCCCTACCGCACCCTCCAGGCGGCCCTTGAGGCGCTGCCCGTGCCCCTGGAACAGGGCCAAGTGGCGCAGGCGATCACGGCGCTGGAGGGGTGCCAATTGCGCTGGGTGGCGCCGCCTAAGATCAAACCCACCACCCTTCCGCCGCCATTGCCTCGCCCGGCCGCACCGCCCTACGGCAGCCTCACCGGCTACCTGCGCGGCACGCCCGAAGCCCGCCAGGCCATCCGCACCGCGCTGGGCGTCCGGACTCACCCGGCCCCCGCCCCCATGCTCGCCCCGCCACAGGGCGCCAATCCTGGTCTCGTCGGCATGGCTTTCGACTACGCCTTCCGCTTCCTGCTCGAAGGCCTGCACCCTGGTCTGGTGGCGGTCAAAGGGGGCCTTATCGCCCGGCAGGCCGCCCTAGATCTGGAGCATGACCGGACACGGGCGGCGGTGGACGAGGCGGCCATGACCCTGCAGGAAGTCGCGTACGGATTGCCGTTCGAGGCCCGGCATGCCCACGCGGCCGTGGTGCTGGCGTCCTACGAGGTGGTGGTGCGCACCGGCCTGTTCACCGACCTGGCCGGGGTGGTGCCCCGCGAGGCCCGCCAGGACGTGCTCGCCCTGATTCGGGCCGTCCCGCGTGAGCTGTTCCAGGCGCAGACCCAACTGATTCTCAATCCTCGCTTTCCCGCGGCCAGCCGCTTCGGGGGCGCCGACGCGGACGTGCTGCTCGACGACCTGCTCATCGAGGTCAAAGCCACCCGGCATCTCCAACTGGACGGGGCGTATCTCCAGCAATTGACGGGGTACCTGGTGCTGGACCGCCTGGGCGGCACGGTGGGCAGTGCGCTGCCTATTCGCCGTCTGGGGGTGTACTACGCCCGACATGGGGTCTTGCAGATTCTGCTCGTCAAGGACCTGTACCGGCCGGGTTTGCTGCCCCAGCTGGTGAGCTGGTTCGACGAGAGTTTGCCGAGGGGGTAGCGGTCCAGCGCCAGGACAACCCAAGTGCACAAGTCTCGCGCGGGCACCGTGTGGGGTATGGCCCGCCGCTCGCCCCTGACCCCTGCCTTGACCGCCACAGAAACCCCCTGGCCCCCGCCCTTCCCAGACGTCGTCCTGGACTGGCCAGTGCCCCGGGGGCAGAAGACGACGCCTGCGCGCTGGGTGGGGGGTGACGCGGCCCAATACCGGGCCTATTTCCTGGAGATCCTGGCGGATGGGGGTGAGGACGCCCTGGCCCCCATCTGGAACGACGCGCCACGTGGCCCCCAAGCCCGCCTGACCCGCTGGTACTGCCCCGGGGTGCCCATGTACGCCACGGGCCAGCAGGAGCAGACCGAAGGTGAGCGGCCCTTCTATGCCTTCCTGGTGCCGGCGCAGGCCGCCCTGCTGGCGTTGGAGCGGGGCCTGGTGACTTGCCGACCCCAGGCGGCAGAGCCAGATCTGGAGCGCGCTGAGCCGGCCAGCGGCCCCCTGGACGAGGCCCTGGACTTTGTCCGTGTGGATCCGGATGACCGGGAAGGGGGTCCCTACACCTTTGACGGGACCTGCTTCGGCTGCGCCGCCCAGAGCCTAGCGCTGAACCGCTGGAACCTCTGTTTTCCCTGCGCCACGGACCTGGAGCACCAGACCTATCCGCCGGAACCGACGTGAGCCCCAGCGGCCGGCCTGGTTTGCCATGATGGAGGCTGGAGGAGCCCACACCATGCAACATGCCTGGGAGTACGTCATCAAAGCCGCACAGCACCTGCACGCCCAGGGGCATCCCCACCTCACCCGGGCGCAGTTGATGGCTGAAGCCCTGCGTCTTGGCTGGCCCCATGAAGCCGTGACGCTGGGCACGCACATCTCCGACCACATGCGCTCGGACCGGGAGACCGCCACTCATCCCTACCTCGACCGAGTGGCCCGCAATGCTTACCGCCTGAACGAGGCCGGTCAGCGCGCCGTGCAGGGGCTGTGATGGCCGACACCACATCCCTCCCCACGGTCCGGCTGGTGACCGATGGCGCCTGTTCCGGCAACCCTGGCCCCGGCGGCTGGGCCTGCATCCTCTCCATGGGCAGTCACGTCAAGGAACTGAGTGGGGGAGAGCCCCAGACGACGAACAACCGCATGGAGCTGACGGCGCTCCTCGAAGGCCTGCAGGCCCTTAAGCGGCCCTGCGCCGTGCACGTCGTCAGCGATTCCCGCTACGTCATCGACGCCTTCGAGAAAGACTGGCTGAGCAGCTGGCAACGCAAGAACTGGAAGAACGTCAAGAATCCGGACCTCTGGCAAGCCCTGACCCAGGCGGCCCGGGGGCATACCCTCACCTTTGAGTGGGTGCAGGGCCATGCGGGGCATCCCGAGAACGAGCGGGCCGATCAGCTCGCGGTGCAGGCCCGCGACGCTGCCGCCAAGATGCCCCGAGAGCCCCGGGAAGGGCCTGTGGGTGGATTGTTCTAAAAACCTTTTGTCACCAGGTGCTGCCCCGCCCTGCCTGGAGGGTTTAGCTCCGCCGCCTCAGTCCAGATCGGTCGTCAAAGGTCACGGGCCACATGAAGGTGCATCCTCCATCTTGGTGAGTGGAGCGCCTTGCCAGGTCACCCTTCTTGCGGAGGTGCATCCTCCCTCGGGAACGCATTCTCGTCATCGGCGTTCGAGACAACGGCGTATTTGGGCAACAGGATTCGCTTGATGCTGTTGAGAAAGAGGACGTCTTCAAGGAATCGGTCTGGATCAGCTCTGACCTCTTCCACAAGGTCTGTCTGGGTCTCTTGAAACCACGCCGGGTCGCCTCTCAGGGCCAACACCTCTTCACGAGGGAGCTCCAGCAGCGCACTCACCACCTCCTGGGCCGTCAGGTTCAGAATTCGACTGGTGCTGGAACTGACCCCGGTCGCCACCATGGCTGCAACCTCAGTGTCAGCCACTTCCGACGCCTGACTGATCAAGCTGGAGATTTGTAGGGGGCGCGTTGGGCAGTTGCACACTAGACATCGCCAGGGGGCGGCGCCGCCCTGATGGATTGGTGTGAAAAAACGCCCGCCATACGTCCCCAGTGCCGTTCTGATGAACGTGAGATCGGCCACGCTGCACCCTAGCTGCTCTGAGCTCAAACTCAGGTGGCAATGCCAGGTGGTCGCATCAGCAGTAGGGTCATGGTTGAACAAGACGTAGAGTGGCGCTGCGCCAGTCAATTTCGAATACAGCTCAAGGACATCAATCTGTGGGATGACCATTCCGGGTAAGACGAGACTCGACCCTTTGACGGGGTGGTGCAGGGCGTCATACCGGCCACTGGGTGACACCTTTTTTGCCTGCACGGCAAAGGACCGCCAAACACCACGGTGGCGGATGAACCACTCCCAATCAGTACCCTTATGTTTCTCGTCCTGCTTGGACGTCTTGAGCACCCGGTGCCGGGTGCTCCACCGCATGAGATCGAGGAGATTGATGTCCGTGAACGTCTCTTCCCCTTGATGGCATTTGAGCGCCCAACCCCACCGCGTTCTGTGCCACGTCCGCCGGGCCAATTCTTCGAGATCTGCCTGCATGCAAAACACTCCTGGACTCCGCCCTGTTGAATGGCGACACTGACGCTGAAACGACCCTGAATCCTCTGCTGCACAGCATGCGGCCCTGGAGGGTCACGTTCAACCATTCTGGTCCAGCCCGTCACGGTTTGGGCCGAAAGGCCCGGCCCCCCGCGGCATGCACCGGCACCAGGGCGGTGCCCCCTGGGCCCCGCACCGCCAGCTCGCCCACGCACCGTAGGGCTTCAGCAGCCCCCTTGGGATGGGCGCAGCGCACGAACCCTGGCCAGGGCGCTGGGCCAGCAAAGGCGCAGTGACCACACCCATCCCTGGCCTGATCCGCCACCGCGCGGGCAAGCTGGCCCCGCAGCCGCAGCACCTGGTCCAGGCCTGCGCGGCCCTGAAGCCCGTCCAAGAGTGGACTGAACACCGGCGCGTCGACCAGCAGCCCCGGCAGGGTGGCCACCAGGGCCGCGCCCCGGTCGCCCCGGTAGGCCACGCGCAGCACCTCGGCGGCCACCCGGTCGCGCACCGCCAGCCAATCCGGCCGCTCCGCGCTGGGCCGGGCCACGGTCAGGGCGTCGCGCCGGTCTGTGACCCCCGTCAGTGTCTCCCGCACTGTCTGGTCCAGCGTCCGGGCCGCCAGGAATGCCCCGGCGGCGTGCGGGTAAACGCGGCCTCCCAGTCGCACAGGCGTACGTGCCCACAGGCTCAGCAGGTCGGTGTCTGCCCAGGTGCCCGGAAACCACGGGCGGGGGTTTTGAAGTTCGGGTGGAGGCCGTCTGGGAAGGGGCGGCTGAGGGCGCTGGAGGGGCAGGACGCGCGCTGGAGCAGATGGGCTGGGCGGTCGGCTGGGGACCGGCTCGGCTTGAGCCTGGCGCAGCGTGGCCAGCGAGAGCGGCTCGACCGTGCCCAACAGGTCGACGTGCATCTCGCCCCACCCGGGTCGGATGACCGGGGCCCCGGCCCGCCAGGTGCCGCGCTTCAGGGCTTCTTCGGGCTGCCGGGTGCTGCCCTTGGGAACGACGAGGACCGCGACATGCACGTCACACCCCGCCGCCTTGAGGTGGCCGAGCGTGCCCGCCTGGGTGGTGGTCATGCTGAGGGGATCGGCTTCCTGCGCGTCCGTCCGGGCGCGGCGCTTGACCTCGATGACGACGGGCGTCTGACCCGCCAGGGCCAGGACATCCACGTTCGTGAAGGCGCCCGGGTCCGCGGCCGCCACCCGCTCGATGTAGGCACTCTCGATCAGGGCCGCGCCCAGGGTCTCTTCGGGCACACTGGCCCAGCGGGAGAGGTCTGGCAGCAGGGGACCGGGGGGCAGGTTCAGTCGCCCTTCTGGTTTCGAGGCGCCTGGGGTCAAGATCGGTGCGCCGCGCACCACCGCCGTGCGCAGGGGCCAGGCCGTGAACGTCAGGGCCTGCTCAGTGGCAGTCCACTGCACATACCGGACGCCGTGAAGCCCTTGAATGGTGCGGGCCAGCAGATCAGCATCCGCAGCGCTTAAATCGCCAGGGGGCACCGGGGCCAACACAATCCAGGTCCAGTCTTTGGGCTGACGCAGGACGCGCTCGAGCACATCCTGCCGCCGGGTGCGGCGCCGCACCGCCCAGAGTCCAAACGTGGCCACCTGGTGCCCCTCTTCGGCCAAGGCCCGCCGCATCGCCTGTTCTGAGACCAGGGCGTCCAGGGGCGCCCGGTCCTGAAACGGCAGGGCCAGAAGCGCGGCCAGTGGGAGCGGCATGTCCCCATGATGTCGCACCACTGAGGCCGATGCCTGCGGGGGGCTGGCCGCGCCTCAGTAGCCCAAGAACTCAGCGTAAGAGACCCACTGGGCGGCGTAGGTCCGTTGGGGTGTGGAGGTCAACCCTGGGGGCAATCGCCGGGCCGCATAGGCCTTCCGGTACTGGTTGAACGTTTTGAAGCCCAAGGGCCGCACGGCGGCGCAGGCCTCCTCGTAGGGCAAGACTGAACCGGGCGGCTGAAAGACGTGGGAGGCCCGGGAAAACAGAGCGGGCCAGCCGGGCCAGTGGGGGCGGTACGTCACCTGAGGCGAGAAGGGGAACGCGAGCGGGAGGGTTCGCGCGCGCACCGCTGCGTCGTAATCGGCGCGCGTGGCGATGGCCAGGCCCTGGGCATTCAGGTGGCGCAGCAGCGTCTGGCTTTCGTCCAAGGTCAGCAGCCGGGGATCACGGGCGCAGGCCTGCCAGGAAAAGTGCGTCTGGCGCCAGTCGTTCGCTGGCGCCTCGGGGCGCCGCACCCAGCCCGCCCGACTCCTGGACGCGCCGATCAGCACTTCGTGGAGACGGAAAACGACGGGTTGACCGTCCTGCCAGCGCCAACCCACCAGGCTGCCCTGTGGCGTGACCGTCCATTGGGCATTCAGGATTTCATCGGACACAGGACGGTCCACCCGGAGGGGCTGGGCGAAACCGGTGAGCCAGGTGGCGCCCTTGAGCGGCGTGGTCGTCAGCGTCAGGGGCGCCGGAAGGGGGAGCAACGTCGTCACCCTGTCAGTGTGCAGGCGCGTGGGTGCGAGCGCCGAGGGCCGCTCAGCTGAGATCCTGGCTGATCAGGCCCTGGAGAGACGGCGGGGCCCTGGCGAACGCGGGAGGAAGGCCAAAGTCTTCCGCCGCCACACTGCGCCCATGACGGACGATGATCCCCTCACGAGCGGCGGCAGATCAGCCTCCTTCCCCTCTCACCAGGGTGAGCCTTCACCCCAGCCGGCCTCAGTCCACAGCGCTGTCGGCCACGATCT from Deinococcus multiflagellatus carries:
- a CDS encoding helix-turn-helix domain-containing protein encodes the protein MNWSEVERTLKAAAQERRGAQSEIARRLGIKPGSVSNYITGTNSIPPHHLDTILAVLGMTLHLGDASTVDVRNVLIAMTEQPDRQFFESDDRGRQIYRYGETEIAGTTDLVWYTPARWWVKLRDPKFRPHALGTLEYTGDSAFVDVYRVVDGPFKGYRVAASPKLIHLSAPDLPGMHEVAAPFPD
- the rnhA gene encoding ribonuclease HI; translation: MADTTSLPTVRLVTDGACSGNPGPGGWACILSMGSHVKELSGGEPQTTNNRMELTALLEGLQALKRPCAVHVVSDSRYVIDAFEKDWLSSWQRKNWKNVKNPDLWQALTQAARGHTLTFEWVQGHAGHPENERADQLAVQARDAAAKMPREPREGPVGGLF
- a CDS encoding DUF6615 family protein; this translates as MQADLEELARRTWHRTRWGWALKCHQGEETFTDINLLDLMRWSTRHRVLKTSKQDEKHKGTDWEWFIRHRGVWRSFAVQAKKVSPSGRYDALHHPVKGSSLVLPGMVIPQIDVLELYSKLTGAAPLYVLFNHDPTADATTWHCHLSLSSEQLGCSVADLTFIRTALGTYGGRFFTPIHQGGAAPWRCLVCNCPTRPLQISSLISQASEVADTEVAAMVATGVSSSTSRILNLTAQEVVSALLELPREEVLALRGDPAWFQETQTDLVEEVRADPDRFLEDVLFLNSIKRILLPKYAVVSNADDENAFPREDAPPQEG